The Synechococcales cyanobacterium CNB genome includes a window with the following:
- the acs gene encoding acetate--CoA ligase, whose product MPSPESASIESILQENRVFQPRLAANLGMPQWHVASMEEYRGLHRRSVEDPEGFWGEVASELHWFTPWRRVLEWKAPDAKWFVGGRTNLSYNCLDRQIASGHGDRTAIIWEGEPVGADGPEVRRLTYRDLHSEACRFANALKSVGVKKGDVVTIYMGMVPEVAVAMLACARIGAAHSVIFGGFSSQAIIDRVHDAKSRVIVTCDGAWRRGNVVPLKENVDAACAQLADTPEAVRTVFVLRRCGNSVSWHEGRDHWWHNAVRAVAANCPAEPMDSEDMLFLLYTSGSTGKPKGILHTTGGYMVHTYLTSRLAFNLVPDAGQVFWCTADVGWVTGHSYIVYGVLPNRVPTVMYEGAPNFPGEDRFWSIVARHKVTQFYTAPTAIRAFMKWGDEHPRRHDLSSLKVLGTVGEPINPEAWMWYHRTIGGERCPIVDTWWQTETGGHMITPLPGCTPTKPGSCTLPFFGVDAAVVNERGEEQPPNTGGLLVVRRPWPGMLRGIYGDRERFVQTYFSRVHSPVNGEPYYFTGDGARRDADGYFWIMGRVDDVINVAGHRLGTMEVESALVSHEAVVEAAVVGMPHEIKGTGIAAFCTLEPSREPKSPAEADALKAALREHVSKEIGAIARPDQVRFTPALPKTRSGKIMRRLLRSIAAGEEKITQDTTTLEDYSVLAKLKESEEV is encoded by the coding sequence ATGCCCAGTCCCGAGAGCGCGTCGATCGAGTCGATCCTGCAGGAAAATCGCGTCTTCCAGCCCCGGCTGGCTGCGAACCTGGGGATGCCGCAGTGGCACGTGGCGTCGATGGAGGAGTACCGAGGGCTGCACCGGCGGTCAGTTGAAGACCCGGAGGGGTTCTGGGGCGAAGTGGCATCTGAACTGCACTGGTTCACGCCGTGGCGGCGTGTGCTGGAGTGGAAAGCCCCCGACGCGAAGTGGTTCGTGGGCGGGCGGACGAACCTGTCGTACAACTGCCTCGACCGCCAGATCGCGTCCGGGCACGGAGACCGGACCGCGATCATCTGGGAAGGCGAGCCGGTCGGGGCGGACGGGCCGGAGGTGCGGCGGCTGACGTACCGCGACCTGCACTCGGAAGCGTGCCGGTTCGCCAATGCGCTCAAGAGCGTTGGCGTGAAGAAGGGGGATGTGGTCACCATCTACATGGGGATGGTCCCCGAGGTGGCGGTGGCGATGCTCGCGTGCGCGCGGATCGGAGCGGCGCACTCGGTCATCTTCGGCGGGTTCAGTTCGCAAGCGATCATTGACCGTGTGCACGACGCGAAGAGCAGGGTGATCGTGACGTGCGACGGGGCGTGGCGGCGCGGGAACGTCGTGCCCTTGAAGGAGAACGTGGACGCGGCGTGCGCGCAACTCGCGGACACGCCCGAGGCGGTGCGCACGGTGTTCGTGCTGCGCCGGTGCGGGAACAGCGTCAGTTGGCACGAAGGGCGCGACCATTGGTGGCACAACGCCGTGCGCGCCGTGGCGGCGAACTGCCCGGCCGAGCCGATGGACTCGGAGGACATGCTGTTCCTGCTGTACACCTCCGGCTCGACGGGCAAGCCGAAGGGGATTCTGCACACGACCGGCGGGTACATGGTGCACACGTACCTGACGAGCAGGCTGGCGTTCAACCTCGTGCCCGACGCGGGGCAGGTGTTCTGGTGCACGGCGGACGTGGGCTGGGTGACGGGCCACTCCTACATCGTGTACGGGGTGCTGCCGAACCGCGTGCCGACCGTGATGTACGAGGGCGCGCCGAACTTCCCGGGGGAGGACCGCTTCTGGTCCATCGTCGCGCGGCACAAGGTGACGCAGTTCTACACCGCGCCGACGGCGATCCGGGCGTTCATGAAGTGGGGCGACGAGCACCCGCGCCGGCACGACCTCTCGTCGCTGAAGGTGCTGGGCACCGTGGGCGAGCCGATCAACCCCGAGGCGTGGATGTGGTACCACCGGACGATCGGCGGCGAGCGATGCCCGATCGTGGACACCTGGTGGCAGACGGAGACGGGCGGGCACATGATCACGCCGCTTCCCGGGTGCACGCCGACCAAGCCCGGCTCGTGCACGCTGCCGTTCTTCGGGGTGGACGCGGCGGTGGTGAACGAGCGCGGCGAGGAGCAGCCGCCGAACACGGGCGGGCTGCTGGTGGTGCGCCGACCGTGGCCGGGGATGCTGCGCGGCATCTACGGCGACCGGGAGCGGTTTGTGCAGACGTACTTCTCTCGCGTGCACAGCCCGGTGAACGGCGAGCCGTACTACTTCACGGGCGACGGGGCGCGGCGCGACGCCGACGGATACTTCTGGATCATGGGTCGTGTGGACGACGTGATCAACGTGGCGGGGCACCGGCTGGGAACGATGGAGGTCGAGTCCGCGCTGGTGTCGCACGAGGCGGTGGTGGAGGCGGCGGTGGTCGGGATGCCGCACGAGATCAAGGGGACGGGGATCGCGGCGTTCTGCACGCTGGAGCCGAGCCGCGAACCGAAGTCGCCGGCGGAGGCCGACGCGCTGAAGGCCGCGCTGCGCGAGCACGTGTCGAAGGAGATCGGGGCGATCGCGCGGCCGGACCAGGTGCGGTTCACGCCCGCGCTGCCCAAGACGCGGAGCGGGAAGATCATGCGGCGGTTGCTGCGGTCGATCGCGGCGGGGGAGGAGAAGATCACGCAGGACACGACGACGCTGGAGGACTACAGCGTGCTGGCGAAACTGAAGGAAAGCGAAGAAGTGTGA
- a CDS encoding DUF3568 family protein, with protein sequence MTKTACARAFAAFVLLGLAAWHGGCAAVVVYAYANGETTHDVDAPLEEVWEAALGAFEDLELPVAASSRDEDSARIRSRTPGGEEITLRLQQRRVDQTRAKVRIGLFGDEKRSQEIIRSIEGRLGLAAPADSAAASP encoded by the coding sequence ATGACAAAGACGGCATGCGCGCGCGCGTTCGCTGCGTTCGTCCTGCTCGGGCTTGCGGCGTGGCACGGGGGCTGCGCCGCGGTGGTCGTGTATGCCTACGCGAACGGGGAGACGACGCACGACGTTGACGCGCCGCTGGAGGAGGTGTGGGAGGCCGCGCTCGGGGCGTTCGAGGATCTCGAACTTCCGGTGGCGGCGTCGTCGCGGGATGAGGACTCGGCGCGGATCAGGTCGCGCACGCCGGGCGGGGAGGAGATCACGCTCCGCTTGCAGCAGCGGAGGGTGGACCAGACGCGCGCGAAGGTTCGCATCGGCCTGTTCGGCGACGAGAAGCGCTCGCAGGAAATCATCCGGTCGATCGAGGGGAGGCTGGGGCTGGCTGCGCCCGCGGATTCGGCCGCGGCGTCCCCGTGA
- a CDS encoding DUF418 domain-containing protein: MHPDETRGVPPQQPGVIPAPPSSLAPVSESSRIDAIDAVRGFALLGIFLVNVGMHGDVFGPYLDPSPPKGLATPDLVAHYFTKAFCEGKFYPLFSLLFGVGLALQWKRAVAAGRSLLGTGSRRLLILMLIGLTHALLIWYGDILFIYSTTGLLLLLLINCRAKTLAITGACMMAVCAVLGLGFGTLGALQEASRSGTPTAEIAAEGAAQTPPGPAEAADEDAEPDTPDESNDAAQPEAEAGEHELSQPLTPIDRALAVFRDPAQMQGVGGPLTSPVWIEAEREAYREGPFKQAFFFRAVTFASFMVFSVFGFWWNVAAMFLFGAAMLKADLFEERNAHWHKRLALAGVLIGLPAGVLYAFLPRIAPIWVFMLLGNVLIMVGGPILSLGYLGAITLVVRSGRARAVTGALAKVGRMALTNYLLQSIIATGIFYWWGLGLFGETTKTERVGIVLGIYAAQVAFSIAWLRFFRFGPMEWVWRSLTYLRPQPMLRRETDSIGAVQ; this comes from the coding sequence ATGCATCCCGATGAAACCCGCGGCGTGCCTCCCCAACAACCGGGCGTGATCCCCGCGCCACCCTCGTCGCTTGCCCCGGTGTCGGAGTCGTCGCGCATCGACGCGATCGATGCGGTGCGGGGTTTCGCGCTGCTGGGCATCTTCCTGGTCAACGTGGGGATGCACGGGGACGTATTCGGGCCGTACCTGGACCCTTCGCCGCCGAAGGGGCTGGCGACGCCGGACCTTGTGGCGCACTACTTCACAAAGGCGTTCTGCGAGGGGAAGTTCTACCCGCTGTTCTCGCTGCTGTTCGGGGTGGGGCTGGCGCTGCAGTGGAAGCGGGCGGTCGCGGCGGGTCGGAGCCTGCTGGGGACGGGCTCGCGTCGGCTGCTCATCCTCATGCTGATCGGGCTGACGCACGCGCTGCTGATCTGGTACGGCGACATCCTGTTCATCTACAGCACGACGGGGCTGCTGCTCCTGCTGCTCATCAACTGCCGGGCGAAAACGCTGGCGATCACCGGGGCGTGCATGATGGCGGTGTGCGCCGTGCTCGGGCTGGGGTTCGGCACGCTCGGTGCGCTCCAGGAGGCGTCACGCTCGGGGACTCCGACGGCGGAGATTGCAGCGGAAGGGGCTGCGCAAACGCCGCCTGGGCCTGCCGAGGCGGCCGACGAAGACGCCGAGCCTGACACACCGGACGAGTCGAACGATGCAGCACAGCCCGAGGCCGAGGCGGGCGAGCACGAACTCTCACAACCGCTCACGCCGATCGACCGCGCGCTCGCCGTGTTCAGGGATCCGGCCCAGATGCAGGGAGTCGGTGGCCCGTTGACGTCGCCCGTGTGGATTGAAGCGGAGCGTGAGGCCTACCGCGAGGGGCCGTTCAAGCAGGCGTTCTTCTTCCGGGCCGTGACGTTCGCGTCGTTCATGGTGTTCTCTGTCTTCGGCTTCTGGTGGAACGTCGCGGCGATGTTCCTGTTCGGCGCGGCCATGCTGAAGGCGGACCTGTTCGAGGAACGCAACGCCCACTGGCACAAGCGGCTCGCCCTTGCGGGGGTGCTGATCGGGCTGCCGGCGGGAGTGCTCTACGCTTTCCTGCCGCGGATCGCGCCGATCTGGGTGTTCATGCTGCTCGGGAACGTGCTCATCATGGTTGGCGGGCCGATCCTGAGCCTGGGCTACCTCGGCGCGATCACGCTGGTGGTGCGGTCGGGGCGGGCGCGAGCGGTCACGGGCGCTCTGGCGAAGGTCGGTCGGATGGCGCTGACGAACTACCTGCTCCAGTCGATCATCGCGACGGGCATCTTCTACTGGTGGGGCCTGGGCCTCTTCGGCGAGACGACGAAGACGGAGCGCGTGGGGATCGTGCTGGGCATCTACGCGGCGCAGGTCGCGTTCAGCATCGCGTGGCTGCGTTTCTTCCGGTTCGGACCGATGGAGTGGGTGTGGCGGAGCCTGACGTACCTGCGTCCGCAGCCGATGCTGCGGCGAGAGACGGACTCGATTGGCGCGGTTCAGTAG
- a CDS encoding type II secretion system protein yields MNHRDGQTSSPMNWRAAGSVALGCVFLYAALSKLYSIHGFASAIDVILASMLGAIDLPFASIRTGLTISVLAVEVVLGVVLVGSCRAPRWPALAAALLLGAFALVLLYMGSMARPPRCACLGAWNPEFLDARAAALLGFARNIGLIVFAAWIASAGGEGRSGALPRPAPDAAFTLIETLVVISVLAVILAIALPVIGSSRRQGKVAVSLSAMRQCHAAVSMYASAERGFMPYLATPEQPALGTLSDREWPFGEAPTYFRGQSSLWPSVLLNHGIDLSQLPRTSRLPEYPGDIDDPTIIRTFFWLTHAAHARPEYWVGFDPPSSDALYSGVRLDEAVFPASKGMFVDLGLLEARFASHWSVAMVDGSASVRTRTDPPVMMSELPRPYGAVAWRVLTTHKGMRGIDY; encoded by the coding sequence TTGAACCACCGCGACGGGCAAACCTCGAGCCCCATGAACTGGCGTGCGGCTGGCTCTGTCGCTCTCGGGTGCGTGTTCCTATACGCCGCGCTGAGCAAACTGTACAGCATCCACGGCTTCGCCTCCGCGATTGATGTTATTCTCGCTTCGATGCTCGGCGCGATCGATTTGCCATTCGCGTCGATCCGCACCGGGCTGACGATCAGCGTTCTCGCAGTTGAGGTTGTGCTAGGAGTCGTCTTGGTAGGCTCATGCCGCGCGCCGCGCTGGCCCGCTTTGGCAGCCGCGCTGTTGCTTGGAGCGTTCGCTCTCGTTTTGCTCTATATGGGTTCGATGGCCAGGCCGCCTCGGTGCGCTTGCTTGGGCGCATGGAACCCTGAATTTCTCGATGCGCGTGCCGCTGCGCTTCTCGGGTTCGCGAGGAACATCGGGCTTATCGTCTTCGCGGCGTGGATTGCTTCAGCCGGTGGCGAGGGGCGTTCCGGAGCACTCCCCCGTCCGGCTCCTGATGCGGCGTTCACACTGATAGAGACCCTTGTCGTCATCTCCGTCCTCGCCGTCATTCTGGCAATCGCACTACCGGTCATAGGGAGCAGCAGGCGGCAGGGAAAGGTAGCGGTGTCGCTCTCGGCGATGCGTCAATGCCATGCCGCTGTGTCGATGTATGCTTCTGCAGAGCGGGGCTTCATGCCCTACCTGGCCACCCCGGAACAGCCGGCGTTGGGAACCTTGTCGGATCGTGAATGGCCGTTCGGGGAAGCGCCGACATACTTCAGGGGGCAGTCCTCGCTCTGGCCCAGCGTACTGCTGAACCACGGCATTGATTTGTCGCAACTGCCGCGCACCTCGCGATTGCCTGAGTATCCAGGGGACATTGACGATCCCACCATCATTCGCACGTTCTTCTGGTTGACGCATGCGGCTCATGCGCGCCCGGAGTATTGGGTCGGCTTTGATCCACCCTCGTCCGATGCACTGTACTCCGGCGTTCGGCTGGACGAAGCGGTCTTTCCGGCGAGCAAGGGCATGTTCGTGGATCTGGGGCTCCTCGAAGCGCGGTTTGCCTCGCACTGGAGTGTCGCCATGGTTGATGGGTCGGCGTCCGTGCGAACCAGAACCGATCCTCCCGTGATGATGTCCGAACTTCCACGGCCATATGGCGCGGTGGCATGGCGAGTGCTAACGACACACAAGGGTATGCGCGGCATCGACTACTGA